CCGGTGAACGCCTTTTGGTCGATCACCATGTACGACGGAACGACGCAATTACTGATCAAGAATCCGATTGATCGGTACCTGATCAATTCGCCGATGCTGCCTGAGTTGAAGAAGAATGAAGATGGTTCGCTGACCCTCTACATTCAAAAAGAGCCTCCAGCCGAAGCGCTGAAGGCCAACTGGTTGCCGGCCCCAGATGGGCCGATCTATATGGTGATGCGGCTCTATTGGCCGAAGACCGAAGCTCCTTCGATTCTGCCTCCAGGTCAAGGAACCTGGAAGCCTCCGGTAGTCGTCAAAGCTGACTGAGCCTTAAGCAGCCTGACGCAGTTTCAAAGCGTGCGAACTTTCCTCGTCGAAGTTGGTCAAGCTACGGACGGCGTACGAATCGTTGCCGTTCGAGGCGTAGTAGATCCGAGCGTTCACTTCGCCTAGCAGCCCCATGCCAAACATCTGCGAGCCCAGGATTGTGCTCAACACGGCCAGAAGCAGCAGTGGGTTGCCAGTCATGTCGACGCCGCCGGCCAGCTTCATGCCGATCGTCGTCAGCACGCTCAGGAAAGCAATGCCGAGACAGGCAAAGCCCATGCGGCCGAATAGTTTCATCGGGCTGGTGAAGAACTGCTGCATGTAAGTAACGGTCAGCAGGTCGAGCACCACGCGGGTCGTACGACCGATGCCGTACTTGGTTTGACCGAAACGGCGAGCATGGTGACGGGTCACCACTTCGACGCAACGGGCACCACGCTGATGGGCCAGAATCGGAATGAATCGGTGCATTTCGCCGTACAGTTCCAGTTCGACGGCGATCTCGCGGCGGATTGCCTTCAACGTGCAACCCAGGTCATGGATCGGGAACTTGGTAACGCGGCTGATCAGCCAGTTAGCGATCTTCGAGGGAAGCTTGCGATTGACCCAGGCATCCTGACGATTCTTCCGCCAGCCATGAACCAGGTCGTAACCTTCGTCGATCTTCGAGAGCATCATCGGGATGTCTTCGGGATCGTTCTGCATGTCCCCATCCAGGGTGATCACCACGTCCATCGACGCGTGCTGGATCCCGGCATGCATGGCGGCCGTTTGTCCGTAGTTACGACGGAACTCGACCACTTTCACATGCTTGTCGGTCGCCGCGACTTCCTTCAGCTTGGCGGTCGATCCATCGCTCGAACCGTCATCGACGAACAAGATCTCGTAATCCCGCCCCAGATTCGCTAGCACCTGGTGCAAGCTGCTATACAGGAGAGGAATCGTCTCGATTTCGTTGTAAACCGGAACAACAACGGAAACACTCATGGTGATCAAAACCCGCGTGAAATTCGAATAAATCAGGGCTCAAGTTCCAGCATCGAAATGCCGACGAGCCCGGCAGCGCGGGGATGTTAGCAAACGGAGCGTTTCGGGAGCAAGGGCAGGTGTGGAAAGCCGCCTGGCAGGGCGTTCACCTTCCAAAAGCCTCGCCCCAGCCGGCCACCCTATGGCCAGCCAATTTCATAGCCCAGCACTTCCGCACATCGCTCGACCAGCGGACGAACCGCCTCTTGATGTTGGGCCGAATAATAGGGAATCAGGATCCCTTCGCCCGGCTTGAGCACCAGATTCAGATCGTGCTCGCTCGTGGGATCATCGGCCAGGACCACCGCGATCGATTCTTGTTGCAGGGCACGCTGCTGCTCGATCAGTTCGGCCGGGGCGTTCATCCGCAGAAGTGCCGCGATCGTTTCTCCCACGGCGTCGGCTCCCCCTTCCCGGTCGATTTCACAAAAGGGGAAAGCCTCTTGAAATCGCGCGGCGATCTCTTCAGGGCTCAGAAATGGGGCGTTATTGCGAGGTGTCAGCAGGTGGCTCATGCGATGCATTTTACGAGGGGGTAGGATCTCTGTTCAACGCAGTTTCCAAATGAGGCAAGCCCTAGAAAAAGCTAAGCGCAAGGCAACATTCTCCTTTTTTTCTCGGTTTTATCGCCTTTGGCCCCTCGCCTTTCGCCTGCGGGGTCTGCATTGTGATAGTTGGGAGAATTTCGCGGGCTGAAGCAGCCGTATTGCTTGTTTCGCCACCCCCTCGCAGGCCAAGTTGTAAGCTAGGCTTGCTGAGAGTGCCCTGTCACCTTGCCCGATCCATACGCAAGGCTCGTCCACTTAGAAGGTATTTCCATGAGATTTCCGCTACTGTCGTTTGCATTGCTGTTGGTTGCCTCGCCGGTCTTTGGCCAAGGTACGCCTGCTCCGCAAAATTCCGCCCCGCAATATCCTACCCCTCAGTACACCGCTCCGGTTGCTCCTGTTTATCCCGGGTATGGCATGTTCACCAACACCGCCACCGCGGCTCAAGGTGCCCTGGAAGGGATGGCCGACGTTGCCAGCGCTGCCGGGTCGTACAACCTGCAAACCTCGGAAGCCAATATCAACCAGCAAGAAGCCAACCGGCTGTCGATCCAAAACCAACAGATCTATGCCGACACCTATTACCAGATGCGTGCCGAGCACGACGCGTACGAAGCGAAGAAGCATCCGCGTCCAACCGAAGAGCAACTGGTGCACCTCGCCCGGGAAGGCATTCCGAAGCCGCTCCCGTCGGGTAGCCTCGATCAGGTCGCCGGTACGGTCAACTGGCCAGAACTGCTGCAATACCCCGAGTTTGCCGAGGATCGCAAGCAGATCGAAACCATGCTGAAATTCAAAACCGATCATGGCTCGCTCGGAGCCCAGCAGTCGGCACAGTTCACGCAGGCGGTCGAAGACATGGCCGTGATCCTGAAGCGTGGCATCTCGAAGGTTCCGCCTCAGAAGTACATGGAGTCGTACGACTTCCTGAAGAGCCTTCTCTATTCGACCACGCAGAACCAACTGCCGTAAGCATCCCGCACACTCAGCCACACTTGGAGATAACGCGTCGTGAAACGCTCATTTTTTGCCTTTGCTCTGCTGCTGGTAGCCGTGTCGTTTGGCTCGGTCTCGGCAGCAACTGTTGAACAATCGATTGAAAACCTGAAGTCGACCGACGAAGCGACTCGCATCGCGGCGATTCAAGAGCTCGGCTCGCTCGGCGACAAGGCTGCTTCGGCCGTCACTCCGCTGACCTCGCTGCTGCAAGATACTTCGCCGCAAGTTGCCGCACAGGCCGCCCATGCCCTCGGCCAGATTGGTGTCGCCGACGACACCACCCTGGAAGGCTTGTTGGCGCTGACCGGTTCGCAAGATCCACAAGTTCGCCGCGAAGCGATCTCGGCTCTGTATGCGCTGCATCCTGGCCACGAAAAGATGTTGCCGATCTTCGCCAAGCTGCTGGGCGATGCCGATCCAGCTGTTCGCTTGCGCGTGATGAACGCCCTGACCGAAACCGGCAAGCCAGCCGTCCCCGAACTGATCGCTGCTCTGAAGAGCGAGAAGGGTGCCTTGTGGGCTTGCTTGATCTTGCGTGAACTTGGCCCAGAGGCTTCGGACGCCGCTCCGGAACTCGCCAAGGTGCTGACCACCGGCAAGGGTGCGTTGAAGCGTGAAGCGCTGCTGGCCCTGGCCACGATGCCGAAGGCTGCCACTGCCTTTACAGATGCTATCGTCAAGTGTCTGGACGATCCAACGCTGGCCGTTTCGGCTACCTACGCCTTGGGTCGCATGGGCACCATGTCGCCAGAAGTCGAAGCGAAGATCAAAGCTAACGTCGAAAGCAAAGACAAGCTGCTGGGCACGATGAGTGCCTGGGCTCTGGCCTTCACCCATCCCGACAACGAAGCCTTCAAGCAAGATGCCGTTCATCGTCTGGCTCAAGGGGTTGGTTCGTCCAACGCGATCATCCGTGCCATGTCGGCCCAGGGACTGATTTCGCTGCAGGCCAAGCCAGAAACGCTGAAGGCCGAACTGCAAGATCCCCTGAACGATGCTGGCGAACCGGTTGTCAGCAACGCCATGGGCTTGCTCTCCACGATGGGTCCTTCGGCCGTCGATTACTTGATCGCCGCCTTGAAGCACCCAAGCACGCGTTTCGATGCGATCGCGATCCTGGGTAGCCTCGGCAAAGACGGTGCTCCGGCAACGTCGAATCTGATCGCCTTGATCAACGACGAAAACCCACGCGTTGCCAACCAGGCAGTCGTGGCTCTGGGAAACATTGGTCCTGCCGCCAAGGCTGCCACGCCCGAGCTGACGAAGTCGCTCGAATCGGGCGAAGGTTCGATCGCTCATAATTCGGCCTTGGCCCTGGGACGTATCGGTCCTGATGCGGTCGAAGCGAAAGCTACCCTGCTGAAGGTCATGCAGAATCACTCCGATCCTGCCATGCAGCTTTCGTGTGCATGGGCCTTGCTGAAGGTCGACAGCGACTCGGCTGCGACCCGCGAAGCAGTCCTGCCAGTGCTGAAGGACGCCATGAAGTCGGACAACCCCATCATTCAGAATGCCGCCAAAGAAATGCTCGGCAAGCTGAACGGCGCGATGTAATCGCGTTCGATTACAAACCAGCAAAACGGCACGTCATCCCAGGATGACGTGCCGTTTTTTGTTTCTTGAATCGATCGAAGCCGCCAGGTAGCTCGCCGCCTGAGCTCGGTCGTGGAATGCTCGGGTCACGACCCAGCCCAGAACGGCGATAACCTGACTCACTAGTTAGGCGGACTCGACGATTCCGGCCTCTTGCACCACCTGGGCTAACCATTGCTCGATACGTTCGTCAGTGAGATCCCACTGGTTGTCATCGTCCAAGCCAAGTCCGATGAAGTGGGTATCGTCGTAAAGGGCCTGAGAGTCGTCGAACTCGTAGCCGGCGTTCGACCAAACCCCGATTATTTCCGGCGAACCCAACCGACGAATCGTCTGCCAAAGCTCCCCCATCGCGTCGAGGTAGTTGTCGGGATAGCCAACGGCGTCTCCCATGCCGAAGAAGGCGACCTTCTTACCGGTCAGGTCTAAGCCTTCAAGCTTCGGCAGAAGGCTGGCCCAGTCATCCTGCATTTCGCCGACGTTCCAAGTCGAAACGCCGAACAACAACAGATCGTGTTTCAGCAGATCTTGCGGGCTGGCTTTGTACACATCGACCACGTCGGTCACGCAGTCGCCAAGCAGTTCCTTCATCTTCTTCGCGGCCCCTTCGGTGTTTCCGGTGGTCGAGCCGTAGAAGATTGCCATCGAGATATCCATGGTTATTTCTCTTGTCTCTTGTTCTAAGGGAAGGGCAGGGGACTACGCGTCGCGCGATGGTTGCGACGCACCAAGACGCTCGCGACAAACCGACGCCCGACGATTGTCTCCGGCATCGTTGAAGATCTGAGCGAGTCGCTTGAGGCAGCACGCACACTTCAGCGACGCCAGTTCATCGAGACTAGCGTCGGCCACCGCCAGGTAAGCCTGCTGCGTCTTGTTCTGTCGCGTCAGCACGGTCACCAACGCGACACGGTAGAAGAAGATCTGCGGTGCCATGGCAATCACGCCCACCAGGATCGGTTCGATCAGCTCGGCCGGGTAACCAGCCTTCGACATATAGAACGCCACTCCATACCGGGCGTTGTGCGAGTCAGGCTCGACATGGCAGGCTCGCTGACAGACATCAGCCGCCAAGGCAAACTGCCCCACCATCCCCAAACCGCGAGCGAGCCGCGCGAGGACTTCGCCATCGAGGATCGGCAACTGGGCCAGGTGGCAATAGACATCGACCGCCAGCTCAGGCTGATCGATCTGGGCATAGCAATCGGCCAGGGCCAACTGGCCAGAAATCGAAAGCCCTTGCAGCGACAACGCGTACTCAAGAGCCTCTTTTCCGGGGGCGAAGTCGCACAATGCGTGGCACAGCACTCCTTTCAGCTCCCAGCCCGATGGATCATCGGGCTGGGTCTTTAAGTGGAGGGCCAACGTGTCGACGGCCTCTACGTAACTTCCCTGGTAGTAATAAAATAAAGCCTGATGAAAGGCACTTTCGGTCGGGACCATTTCGTTCTCGCCTGAATGGAGTATCGAAAGGGAAAGCGGTTCGTTCCCGCTGCCAGGCAGCCCAAAAGAAGAACACGCAGCCAAGAGACTGGGGCGGACAATCAAGGCAAAAGAAGCCTTTGGGTCACGTCCCGGTGGCTAGCGAACGGCACCAAACCGCGGCAGCTTGCTATAGATACTGAGTCTCAGTTGCATTCATTCTAGCGGTGTCCCTACGACAGGGCAATCCGTTTTCCTGGTTTTTAGCCGCCACCCCAGACGTGGCAGAGAGCTTTCAGGTCCCCTTTCCGTTGGTTCGACGCGACGATGTCGCCCCAGCCGACATGCCAGGCGACTCGATCGACATCCAGGCAGGAAATGGAGTCGAAAGAAGCCGATATCATTGCCCGGTACATCGTTTGCAAATGCCATCTGGTGATGATTGGCCGGCGGTTCTCTCACGCGGGCAAGTCGTCAGGAAGAGGCACCGAGACGCCCCCTTCAGGTATGAACTGGGGGCTGCAAAACGAAAGTCACGCATGCATCGACGACAATGGCTGTCCCAATTCCTGGGAAGTGGAATCGGGGCTGGGCTCCTGCTTGCTGGCCGTCCGGTATCGGTCTGGTCGGCGGATAATCCGATTCACAACGAGCCCGAAACGCAGAAGTCGATCCACAAGGGAATTGCCTGGATGATCTCGGCCATCCAGCGAGACGGCACGGTCGGCACCGATCGCCTGTACGGGCCTGACCTCTCTTGCTCCGCGATCACTGGCCTCATGTTCCTTTCACAAGGAAGCACCCCGTACGGGGGTGAATACGCCAAGTATGCCCGAAAGGTTCTGCATGGCGTCCTCGATCAGATCGAGCATCGCCCCCTCGCCGGTACCAAGGTCCGCGAACGAACGCTGGTACAGCGTAAGATCGGAATGAATGCCGACGTCTTCTTTGCGACGCTGTTCCTCAGCGAGGTCTACTTCGAGGCGAACGAAGAGATCGACGTGATTCATGCTGCCCTGGCCAAGCTGGTCGATCACATCGGTCGCAGCCAACTGAAAGATGGCACGTGGGGAACGGAGAGTTGGGCACCGATCCTGGGAACGGTCCTCGGCTGGGAAAGCCTCCGTTCGGCAAGCTCAGCCGGCTTTCCGATTCATGCCTCCGCCGAGCGGGTTGGCGAGTCGCTGATCAAAGATCTTCGCAAACGGCCGAAAGAAGAGGATGGCTGGATGCATCACTTCTACAAAGAAGCCTCGAGCCTGCGGGTGCTTTACTCGATGGGTTATCGCGACGATCCTCACTTCCTCTCGTCCGCCGATAAGCTGTTGAAGCTGATCACGACCGATCGCCGGGCGTTTCAGTATGCCGGTGGTGAAGAATACCTGTCGTTTTACCTTGTCACGCAGTGCATGCTGATGGAACTCCAGCCGAGTTGGAAGCAGTGGTCACCAACGGTCCGCAAGGAACTTCTGCGAACGCAAAACGCCGATGGCAGTTGGACCGGGCACCATTGCATCACCGACCGAACCTTCTGCACGGCGGCCGCTTTGTTGACGCTGCAAAGCACCAACCATCAGCTTGCGATCTCTGACCTATGATCGCCCGTCGTCGATTCGTGGGCGGGCTGATCGGTTCGCTGCTGCTTCCCGCCGTACGGCTGCATTCCGCACCGAAAGCAACCACCATCGCGGCAGCCCGATCGCAAGGTCTGGCCTGGCTGCTTTCGCAACAAGCCGGCAGCGGCGGCTGGCACTCGCGGACCTATGGTAACTTACGCGAAGGGATCGGGCTGACGTCGCTCGTCTTAAAGGCGATCGCATCCACCGGGTCCCAAGTCCCGGACGATGCATGGCAAGCGGCCCTCGCCGCAGGTCGGCGTGGCGTGAACTTTCTGATGCGTCGCCAAGATTCGCATGGCCTGGTCTGCGGCCCCAACGGAGAAACCGATCAGCCGATCTATGCCACGGCACTGCTGCTTGAAGCGGCGGCGATCGTGCCGGAGTGGGAGCTTTCGGAGTCTCTGCGTGCGAAGCTTATTGCAGCACTGTGGGATGCCCAGTTTGGCCCAGCTGCTGGCTGTCAGCCGAAGGACGAAGAGTTCGGTGGCTGGGGTCCCTTGCCGCCGGAACGATCGGCCCGTCTGCCAGGCGACAGCGCGAACATCGCGGTGACCGCTCATGTGTTGTCGGTGCTGAGGCAATACGATGCCTTGCCAGAAGAGACCAACGCCAGGGCGCGCACGTTCATCGATCGCTGCCGAGGCCGCGACGGGTTTGGGTTCGTTCCGCCGGCGGATTC
This genomic interval from Bremerella sp. JC817 contains the following:
- a CDS encoding HEAT repeat domain-containing protein, with product MKRSFFAFALLLVAVSFGSVSAATVEQSIENLKSTDEATRIAAIQELGSLGDKAASAVTPLTSLLQDTSPQVAAQAAHALGQIGVADDTTLEGLLALTGSQDPQVRREAISALYALHPGHEKMLPIFAKLLGDADPAVRLRVMNALTETGKPAVPELIAALKSEKGALWACLILRELGPEASDAAPELAKVLTTGKGALKREALLALATMPKAATAFTDAIVKCLDDPTLAVSATYALGRMGTMSPEVEAKIKANVESKDKLLGTMSAWALAFTHPDNEAFKQDAVHRLAQGVGSSNAIIRAMSAQGLISLQAKPETLKAELQDPLNDAGEPVVSNAMGLLSTMGPSAVDYLIAALKHPSTRFDAIAILGSLGKDGAPATSNLIALINDENPRVANQAVVALGNIGPAAKAATPELTKSLESGEGSIAHNSALALGRIGPDAVEAKATLLKVMQNHSDPAMQLSCAWALLKVDSDSAATREAVLPVLKDAMKSDNPIIQNAAKEMLGKLNGAM
- a CDS encoding glycosyltransferase family 2 protein; translated protein: MSVSVVVPVYNEIETIPLLYSSLHQVLANLGRDYEILFVDDGSSDGSTAKLKEVAATDKHVKVVEFRRNYGQTAAMHAGIQHASMDVVITLDGDMQNDPEDIPMMLSKIDEGYDLVHGWRKNRQDAWVNRKLPSKIANWLISRVTKFPIHDLGCTLKAIRREIAVELELYGEMHRFIPILAHQRGARCVEVVTRHHARRFGQTKYGIGRTTRVVLDLLTVTYMQQFFTSPMKLFGRMGFACLGIAFLSVLTTIGMKLAGGVDMTGNPLLLLAVLSTILGSQMFGMGLLGEVNARIYYASNGNDSYAVRSLTNFDEESSHALKLRQAA
- a CDS encoding flavodoxin; translated protein: MDISMAIFYGSTTGNTEGAAKKMKELLGDCVTDVVDVYKASPQDLLKHDLLLFGVSTWNVGEMQDDWASLLPKLEGLDLTGKKVAFFGMGDAVGYPDNYLDAMGELWQTIRRLGSPEIIGVWSNAGYEFDDSQALYDDTHFIGLGLDDDNQWDLTDERIEQWLAQVVQEAGIVESA